The following are encoded together in the Sphingomonas insulae genome:
- a CDS encoding amidohydrolase, with product MARTVSTTAGLLLMAATTMLSGAASADGIVDNVNGMTLDKDGRVARFQALLVTPDGKVSKLLSAKDKRPDKLDWRVDLKGKTLLPGMIDAHGHVMELGFRALELDLSDTKSLAEAQARIADYARANPDKSWIIGGGWNQEAWDLGRFPTTADLDSAVADRPVWLARADGHASWGNSAALKAAAVTAKSVSPPGGRIEKGAGGQPAGVFVDAAQGLVGKVVPQPLGKDRNAAFLKAQSILLSYGVTATADMGTSIDDWLTYRRIGDAGGLRMRIMSYGAGVDTTVQIGAVGPSPWLYGDRLKLVGVKLYADGALGSRGAWLKAPYADAPGQSGAGFMNDTVMRNLMSRAAMDGYQVAVHAIGDRANAEALDSIEEMAQTYKGDRRWRIEHAQIVDPIDLPRFGRYGTIASMQPTHETSDRTMAEARLGPQRLTGAYAWASMLKNGSKLAFGSDYPVERPDPWAGWAAAFTRQDAEGQPFGGWHPEEAITREQAWWAFTGGAAYAGFAEDRIGRLAPGLRADFIVVDRDPLLASPTELRATKVQETWVGGEKVWERK from the coding sequence ATGGCAAGAACCGTTTCCACCACCGCCGGCCTCCTGTTGATGGCCGCGACGACGATGCTATCCGGCGCCGCATCGGCGGATGGGATCGTCGACAACGTCAACGGCATGACGCTGGACAAGGATGGCAGGGTTGCACGCTTTCAGGCGCTGCTGGTAACGCCGGACGGCAAGGTGTCCAAGCTGCTGTCCGCGAAGGACAAGCGTCCGGACAAGCTCGACTGGCGCGTGGACCTGAAGGGCAAGACGCTGCTGCCCGGCATGATCGATGCGCATGGCCATGTGATGGAACTCGGATTCCGTGCGCTTGAACTCGACCTGTCCGATACGAAGAGCCTGGCAGAAGCGCAGGCCAGGATCGCAGACTATGCCCGGGCGAACCCCGACAAATCGTGGATCATCGGCGGCGGCTGGAACCAGGAAGCCTGGGATTTGGGCCGTTTCCCGACCACGGCGGACCTTGATTCGGCGGTCGCCGATCGCCCGGTCTGGCTGGCGCGGGCGGACGGCCATGCGAGTTGGGGCAACAGCGCCGCCCTGAAAGCGGCAGCCGTCACCGCAAAGAGCGTATCACCCCCCGGCGGACGTATCGAAAAGGGTGCGGGCGGCCAGCCGGCGGGCGTCTTCGTCGATGCGGCGCAGGGACTGGTTGGCAAGGTCGTGCCACAGCCGTTGGGCAAGGATCGCAACGCCGCCTTCCTCAAGGCGCAGTCTATCCTGTTGAGCTATGGCGTCACCGCAACGGCCGACATGGGCACGAGCATCGACGACTGGCTCACCTATCGCCGCATCGGCGATGCGGGCGGGCTGCGCATGCGGATCATGAGCTATGGTGCGGGCGTCGATACCACGGTGCAGATCGGCGCGGTCGGGCCAAGCCCATGGCTGTACGGCGACCGGCTGAAACTGGTCGGCGTCAAGCTGTACGCGGATGGAGCGCTGGGGTCGCGCGGTGCCTGGTTGAAGGCGCCTTATGCCGATGCGCCGGGTCAATCGGGTGCGGGCTTCATGAACGACACCGTGATGCGCAACCTGATGAGCCGGGCGGCGATGGATGGTTATCAGGTCGCCGTGCATGCGATCGGCGACCGGGCCAATGCGGAAGCGCTCGATTCGATCGAGGAAATGGCGCAGACCTACAAGGGCGACCGACGCTGGCGGATCGAACATGCGCAGATCGTCGATCCCATCGACCTGCCGCGGTTCGGCAGATATGGCACGATCGCATCGATGCAGCCGACGCATGAGACGAGCGACCGGACGATGGCCGAGGCACGGCTGGGACCGCAGCGGCTGACCGGGGCATACGCCTGGGCATCGATGCTGAAGAACGGCTCGAAGCTCGCGTTCGGATCGGATTATCCGGTCGAGCGTCCCGATCCCTGGGCCGGGTGGGCGGCGGCGTTCACCCGCCAGGATGCGGAAGGGCAGCCGTTCGGCGGCTGGCATCCGGAAGAGGCGATCACCCGCGAACAGGCGTGGTGGGCGTTTACCGGCGGCGCGGCCTATGCCGGGTTTGCCGAGGACCGGATCGGCCGGCTGGCGCCGGGGCTGCGCGCAGACTTCATCGTCGTCGATCGCGATCCGCTGCTCGCGTCGCCGACCGAACTGCGGGCGACGAAGGTTCAGGAGACGTGGGTCGGCGGCGAGAAGGTGTGGGAGCGGAAATAA
- a CDS encoding threonine ammonia-lyase — MATKLASASALPVSIDDVRAAHARIRDAIVRTPTLISKTLSDMTGATVYLKFENLQFTAAYKERGALNTLLQLSAEARAKGVIAASAGNHAQGLAYHANRLGIPATIVMPRTTPTVKVTQTEGHKANVVLEGETFDAAYAHARVLEAECGYTFVHPFDDPRVIAGQGTAAVEMLEDVPHLDTLLIPIGGGGLISGTAVVARAADHPIEIIGVQAELFPSMYNRIRGTSLPCAGDTLAEGIAVKEPGGITSGMVAELVDDIVLVGERNLEEAVSLLLQIEKTVVEGAGAAGLAALMAYPERFRGRTVGIVLCGGNIDTRLLANVLLRDLARSGRLARLRVRLQDQPGALFNVARIFDQQRVNIIEIYHQRIFTSLPAKGLVTDIECEARDRDHLNRLIAALRDGGYETSMVEQA; from the coding sequence ATGGCTACCAAACTCGCCTCGGCATCCGCCCTTCCCGTCTCGATCGACGACGTCCGCGCCGCCCATGCCCGCATTCGCGATGCGATCGTGCGCACGCCGACGCTCATCAGCAAGACGCTGAGCGATATGACCGGCGCCACGGTGTATCTCAAGTTCGAGAATCTGCAGTTCACCGCGGCCTATAAGGAACGCGGCGCGCTCAACACCTTGCTGCAATTGTCGGCGGAGGCGCGCGCCAAGGGCGTGATCGCGGCGTCGGCGGGCAACCATGCCCAGGGCCTGGCCTATCATGCCAACCGCCTGGGTATCCCGGCGACGATCGTCATGCCCCGCACCACGCCGACGGTGAAGGTGACGCAGACCGAAGGGCACAAGGCCAATGTCGTGCTCGAGGGCGAGACGTTCGACGCCGCCTACGCCCACGCCCGCGTGCTGGAGGCGGAATGTGGCTATACGTTCGTCCACCCGTTCGACGATCCCCGCGTCATCGCCGGACAGGGCACGGCGGCGGTGGAGATGCTGGAGGACGTGCCGCACCTCGACACGCTGTTGATCCCGATCGGCGGCGGGGGCCTGATCTCCGGTACCGCCGTTGTTGCGCGCGCGGCGGATCACCCGATCGAGATCATCGGCGTGCAGGCCGAACTGTTCCCCTCGATGTACAACCGCATTCGCGGCACCAGCCTGCCCTGCGCCGGCGATACGCTGGCCGAGGGCATCGCGGTGAAGGAACCGGGCGGCATCACCAGCGGCATGGTCGCCGAACTGGTCGACGACATCGTGCTGGTCGGCGAACGCAACCTCGAAGAAGCGGTCAGCCTGCTGCTTCAGATCGAGAAGACGGTGGTCGAGGGTGCGGGTGCCGCCGGTCTCGCCGCGTTGATGGCCTATCCCGAACGATTCAGGGGGCGCACCGTCGGCATCGTCTTGTGCGGCGGCAATATCGACACGCGGCTGCTCGCCAACGTGCTGCTTCGCGATCTCGCCCGTTCGGGGCGCCTGGCACGCTTGCGCGTGCGGCTGCAGGATCAACCCGGCGCGTTATTCAACGTCGCGCGCATCTTCGACCAGCAACGCGTCAACATCATCGAAATCTACCACCAACGCATCTTCACCTCCCTCCCCGCCAAGGGACTGGTGACGGATATCGAATGCGAGGCGCGGGATCGCGATCATCTCAACCGGCTGATCGCTGCGCTACGCGATGGTGGCTACGAAACCAGCATGGTCGAACAGGCGTGA
- a CDS encoding arginyltransferase has translation MTAPFRFPRFFVTTPAPCPYLPGRQERKVFTELSGPHATELNDALGRIGFRRSQGVAYRPSCAGCTACVSVRVVTHEFTPNATQRKLLRRNDDLDVTACRPWATDEQFQLLRRYLAARHPGGGMAGMDEDDYADMVEHSPVNSLILEYRTRSTNGERGRLVGACLTDRQADGLSMIYSFFAPDDDEAGGRPGLGNYIIMDHIARARDAGLGYVYLGYWVKGSARMAYKIRYRPLEVLGPSGWRLFDDDDAKPASAIRQAALTAA, from the coding sequence GTGACCGCGCCCTTTCGTTTCCCGCGCTTCTTCGTCACCACCCCCGCCCCCTGCCCCTATTTGCCCGGGCGCCAGGAACGCAAGGTGTTCACCGAACTCAGCGGCCCGCACGCGACCGAGCTCAACGATGCGCTCGGCCGCATCGGCTTCCGCCGCTCGCAGGGCGTGGCGTATCGCCCCTCCTGCGCCGGGTGCACGGCCTGCGTCTCGGTCCGCGTCGTGACGCATGAATTCACGCCCAACGCCACGCAGCGCAAGCTCCTGCGCCGCAACGACGATCTGGACGTCACCGCCTGTCGCCCATGGGCGACGGACGAGCAGTTCCAGCTGCTCCGCCGCTACCTCGCGGCACGCCACCCCGGCGGCGGCATGGCCGGCATGGACGAGGACGATTATGCCGACATGGTCGAACATTCCCCCGTCAATTCCCTGATCCTCGAATATCGCACGCGATCGACCAATGGCGAGCGCGGCCGACTCGTCGGCGCATGTCTGACCGATCGCCAGGCGGACGGCCTGTCGATGATCTACAGCTTTTTCGCGCCGGACGACGACGAGGCGGGCGGACGGCCCGGTCTGGGAAATTACATCATCATGGATCACATCGCCCGCGCGCGCGATGCCGGACTCGGCTACGTCTATCTCGGTTATTGGGTGAAGGGGTCGGCACGGATGGCATACAAGATCCGCTATCGTCCGCTCGAAGTGCTCGGGCCGAGCGGATGGCGATTGTTCGACGATGACGATGCCAAGCCCGCATCGGCGATCCGGCAGGCCGCACTCACCGCCGCCTGA
- a CDS encoding cell wall hydrolase, which yields MGRFRISCLGHGLLAAALLAASSCVPPNGGASRVAQAVPAPTPRQLLRDLALDVPGDLPGLSGLPATLRASVSDYAAPAFASAAPPFLAQMQSQTDSDRATECLTAAVYYEARSEAVDGQRAVAQVVLNRVRDRAFPHSVCGVVYQGSNRRTGCQFSFTCDGSMAHRRDPGAWDRARAVAAAALAGSVYAPVGGATFYHTNAILPWWASSLARIGSVGAHIFYRWRGAMEGALSFRAAYAGVEPGVVGTTGGDAAAQIAALYRDSGTDSGVNVHRGKTSAIVASADAAPATVVRAARVTIAGGVRVHLGSEAPRMIVTDGATVGEETDPI from the coding sequence GTGGGGCGGTTTCGTATATCCTGTCTGGGCCATGGCCTGTTGGCGGCGGCATTGCTCGCCGCCTCGTCATGCGTGCCGCCCAACGGGGGCGCATCTCGCGTCGCCCAGGCGGTACCGGCGCCGACGCCGCGGCAGTTGCTGCGCGACTTGGCGCTCGACGTTCCGGGCGACCTGCCGGGACTATCCGGCCTGCCGGCGACGTTGCGGGCATCCGTCAGCGACTACGCGGCACCGGCATTTGCCAGCGCCGCGCCGCCATTCCTGGCGCAGATGCAGAGCCAGACCGATTCGGACCGCGCCACCGAATGTCTGACCGCGGCGGTGTATTACGAGGCACGGTCCGAAGCGGTCGACGGGCAGCGTGCGGTGGCACAGGTCGTGCTCAACCGGGTACGCGACCGCGCCTTTCCCCACAGCGTCTGCGGTGTGGTGTATCAGGGATCGAACCGCCGGACGGGTTGCCAATTCTCGTTCACCTGTGACGGATCGATGGCGCATCGTCGCGATCCCGGCGCATGGGATCGTGCCCGCGCCGTGGCGGCGGCAGCCCTGGCAGGAAGCGTCTATGCGCCCGTCGGTGGGGCGACCTTCTATCACACGAATGCGATCCTGCCGTGGTGGGCCTCCAGCCTGGCGCGGATAGGGTCGGTCGGTGCGCACATCTTCTATCGGTGGCGCGGTGCGATGGAGGGCGCATTGAGCTTCCGCGCGGCGTACGCGGGTGTCGAGCCGGGTGTCGTCGGGACGACGGGCGGCGATGCCGCCGCGCAGATCGCGGCGCTATATCGCGACAGCGGCACGGACAGCGGCGTCAACGTGCATCGCGGCAAGACATCGGCGATCGTGGCGAGCGCTGACGCTGCGCCAGCGACCGTGGTGCGTGCGGCACGGGTGACGATCGCGGGCGGCGTACGTGTCCATCTGGGCAGCGAAGCGCCGCGGATGATCGTCACCGACGGGGCGACGGTCGGCGAGGAAACCGATCCGATCTGA
- a CDS encoding catalase: protein MTDIKALNPGNGGETHQATDADHPVLTTNHGTPIADNQNQLKAGARGPVLIEDEIFREKINHFDHERIPERIVHARGSAAHGYFECTESLADITIADLFQKKGQRTEVFTRFSTVAGGAGSVDTPRDVRGFAVKFYTRQGNWDLVGNNIPVFFIQDAIKFPDLIHAAKMEADRGYPQAATAHDTFWDFISLMPESTHMIMWAMSDRTLPRTFANMEGFGVHTFRLINKEGKSTFVKFHWKPKAGLASTIWDETVKIAGADPDFQRRNLFESIDRGDFPTWELGVQLFDEEFANSQPYDVLDATKIIPEEVLPVKIVGRMVLDRYPDNFFAETEQAAFVPSHVVPGIGFSNDPLLQGRLFSYTDTQLSRLGSVNFHQLPINSAKGRAAAAGCPFMNQQRDGHMQMAVPKGRANYEPNSLAQTGEEAGAREDPEGGYKTFPSEEQGQKLRIRPESFADHYSQARLFFRSMDPAEQAHIASALVFELSKVSLEHIRVAVMANLRNVDESLAQRVADGLAMDLPEASPTAAPVLDMDASPALRIIRGPLEKHTLEGRTVGILFADGTDAGELNAVKEAVKAAGGTPLTIAPKVGKVPLSDGSSVAADAQLFGQPSVTVDACAVILSEAATAKLVKEGAAVQWVMDAFGHLKAIGANAAAKPLLDKAGVEPDEGVTDLNGFVEAAKRRYWDREPKVRTLA, encoded by the coding sequence ATGACCGATATCAAAGCCCTTAATCCCGGCAACGGCGGCGAGACGCATCAGGCGACCGATGCCGACCATCCCGTCCTCACCACCAATCACGGCACGCCGATCGCGGACAATCAGAACCAGTTGAAGGCGGGGGCCCGCGGGCCCGTACTGATCGAGGATGAAATCTTCCGCGAGAAGATCAATCATTTCGATCATGAGCGTATTCCCGAGCGCATCGTCCACGCGCGCGGTTCTGCGGCACATGGCTATTTCGAATGCACCGAGAGCCTTGCCGACATCACGATCGCCGACCTGTTCCAGAAGAAGGGGCAGCGGACCGAAGTGTTCACGCGCTTTTCGACCGTGGCGGGTGGTGCCGGTTCGGTCGACACGCCGCGCGACGTACGCGGCTTTGCGGTGAAGTTCTATACGCGGCAGGGCAATTGGGATCTCGTCGGCAACAACATTCCGGTGTTCTTTATTCAGGATGCGATCAAGTTCCCCGACCTGATCCACGCGGCCAAGATGGAGGCGGACCGCGGTTATCCGCAGGCGGCAACGGCGCACGACACGTTCTGGGATTTCATCAGTCTGATGCCCGAATCGACCCACATGATCATGTGGGCGATGTCGGACCGCACGCTGCCGCGCACGTTCGCCAACATGGAGGGGTTCGGCGTCCACACGTTCCGGCTCATCAACAAGGAAGGCAAGAGCACCTTCGTCAAGTTCCACTGGAAGCCGAAAGCGGGCCTCGCCTCGACGATCTGGGACGAAACGGTGAAGATCGCCGGTGCCGATCCCGACTTCCAGCGTCGCAACCTGTTCGAGAGCATCGATCGCGGCGATTTCCCGACGTGGGAACTGGGCGTGCAGCTGTTCGACGAGGAGTTCGCCAACAGCCAGCCGTACGACGTGCTGGATGCGACCAAGATCATTCCGGAAGAAGTGTTGCCGGTGAAGATCGTCGGCCGGATGGTGCTCGACCGCTATCCCGACAATTTCTTCGCGGAAACTGAACAGGCAGCGTTCGTGCCGAGCCATGTCGTGCCGGGTATCGGCTTTTCCAACGATCCGCTGCTGCAGGGGCGCTTGTTCAGCTATACCGACACGCAGCTGTCGCGGCTGGGGTCGGTCAACTTCCACCAGCTCCCGATCAACAGCGCCAAGGGTCGCGCCGCCGCGGCGGGTTGTCCGTTCATGAACCAGCAGCGCGATGGCCACATGCAGATGGCGGTGCCCAAGGGACGCGCCAACTACGAGCCCAACAGCCTTGCCCAGACAGGCGAGGAAGCCGGCGCCCGCGAGGATCCGGAGGGCGGGTACAAGACGTTTCCGTCCGAGGAGCAGGGCCAGAAGCTGCGCATCCGGCCGGAAAGCTTTGCCGATCACTACAGCCAGGCGCGGTTGTTCTTCCGCTCGATGGACCCGGCGGAACAGGCGCATATCGCCTCGGCGCTGGTGTTCGAACTGTCCAAGGTCAGCCTCGAGCATATCCGTGTTGCGGTGATGGCGAACCTGCGCAACGTCGATGAATCGCTGGCGCAGCGGGTCGCCGACGGGCTGGCGATGGACTTGCCCGAAGCGTCGCCGACTGCCGCACCGGTGCTCGACATGGATGCCTCGCCGGCGCTGCGGATCATCCGCGGTCCGCTGGAGAAGCACACGCTCGAAGGCCGCACCGTCGGCATCCTGTTCGCCGACGGCACCGATGCGGGCGAGTTGAATGCGGTGAAGGAGGCGGTGAAGGCCGCCGGCGGTACCCCGCTGACGATCGCACCCAAGGTCGGCAAGGTACCGTTGTCGGACGGGTCATCGGTGGCCGCCGATGCGCAGTTGTTCGGCCAGCCGTCGGTGACGGTGGATGCCTGCGCGGTCATCCTGAGCGAAGCGGCGACTGCCAAGCTGGTGAAGGAGGGCGCGGCCGTCCAATGGGTGATGGACGCCTTCGGTCACCTGAAGGCCATCGGTGCCAACGCCGCAGCCAAGCCGTTGCTGGACAAGGCCGGGGTCGAGCCGGACGAGGGCGTGACCGACCTGAACGGGTTCGTCGAGGCGGCGAAGCGGCGCTATTGGGATCGCGAGCCGAAGGTACGAACGCTGGCATGA
- a CDS encoding transglutaminase family protein, producing the protein MRLSIDHRTVYRFSEPQSRLVQMLRMTPENSHDQTVARWRIDVDCDAKMRRGRDGFGNAITMLYCEGPIADIEIAVRGEVLTSHSDGVVRGVTEVLPPAVYLRATDATPRDPAIAAFAAEVAAGANGPIGTLHRMNRAFNARFGVDRARPEPGLSAADAFGRPVATSRDLAQMFVVAARSLDIPARYVSGYSIVEGSLRPTPHGWAEAHVDGLGWVGFDPCTGRSPQEESVRVSAALDASGAAPVAGSRLGEGEEELDVAVKVSAAQ; encoded by the coding sequence ATGCGCCTGTCGATCGACCACCGCACCGTCTATCGGTTTAGCGAGCCGCAGAGCCGTCTGGTGCAGATGCTGCGGATGACGCCCGAAAACAGTCACGACCAGACCGTGGCGCGTTGGCGGATCGACGTGGACTGCGATGCGAAGATGCGACGCGGCCGCGATGGTTTCGGCAATGCGATCACGATGCTGTATTGCGAGGGGCCGATCGCCGATATCGAGATCGCGGTGCGGGGCGAAGTGCTGACCAGTCATTCCGATGGCGTCGTGCGCGGGGTGACCGAGGTGCTGCCGCCGGCGGTATACCTGCGCGCGACCGATGCCACGCCGCGCGATCCGGCGATCGCAGCCTTCGCCGCCGAGGTCGCGGCGGGCGCGAACGGCCCGATCGGTACGCTGCACCGGATGAATCGCGCATTCAACGCACGGTTCGGGGTGGATCGCGCTCGTCCGGAACCGGGCCTGAGCGCGGCCGACGCATTCGGACGACCCGTCGCGACGTCGCGCGACCTGGCGCAGATGTTCGTCGTCGCGGCGCGATCGCTGGACATCCCGGCGCGCTACGTATCCGGCTATAGCATCGTCGAGGGCTCGCTGCGGCCCACGCCGCATGGCTGGGCGGAGGCTCATGTCGACGGGCTCGGCTGGGTCGGCTTCGACCCGTGCACCGGTCGCTCGCCGCAGGAGGAGAGCGTGCGCGTTTCGGCGGCGCTGGATGCATCGGGGGCGGCGCCGGTCGCAGGATCGCGATTGGGCGAAGGCGAGGAGGAACTCGACGTGGCGGTGAAGGTGTCGGCGGCGCAATAG
- a CDS encoding alpha-E domain-containing protein, protein MLSRTGSSLYWLGRYIERADFFARLIEATVRLDVMSSRPAGEVAWSSALAVTDTEADYVAHGGALTQSEVVHFLTLDTGHPGSVIRCLDRARNNAKAVRTALSREAWTAINRAWLVFERRNQVGDTTQTLNLVEAVKNETRGFEGAVHQMLRNQSHWFIRLGQAVERADNTARLLDVKYHILLPAGETVGGIVDRDQWTTILQTVSAVTAYRWLYSDGLTPANVIDLLIASRELPRSLVASAEITVDILGLLAERTGSHGEADRMARMRAARLGKTRSGEVIASGLHQYLQAFIRENGQLHEAIGRQFRFGV, encoded by the coding sequence ATGCTGTCGCGCACCGGGTCCTCGCTATACTGGCTGGGACGCTACATCGAACGGGCGGATTTCTTCGCGCGGCTGATCGAGGCGACCGTCCGCCTCGACGTCATGTCGTCGCGGCCGGCGGGTGAGGTCGCGTGGTCCTCCGCGCTGGCGGTGACCGACACCGAAGCCGACTACGTCGCGCACGGCGGCGCGCTGACGCAATCGGAGGTGGTGCATTTCCTCACCCTCGACACCGGCCATCCCGGGTCGGTGATCCGCTGCCTGGACCGTGCCCGCAACAACGCCAAGGCGGTCCGCACCGCGCTGAGCCGTGAGGCGTGGACCGCGATCAACCGCGCCTGGCTGGTGTTCGAACGGCGCAATCAGGTCGGCGACACGACGCAGACGCTGAATCTGGTCGAGGCGGTGAAGAACGAGACGCGCGGATTCGAGGGCGCGGTGCACCAGATGCTGCGCAACCAGTCGCACTGGTTCATCCGGCTCGGCCAGGCGGTGGAGCGGGCGGACAACACCGCGCGGCTGCTGGATGTCAAATATCACATCCTGCTGCCGGCCGGCGAGACGGTCGGCGGTATCGTCGATCGTGATCAGTGGACGACGATCCTGCAGACGGTGTCGGCGGTGACTGCCTATCGCTGGCTGTATTCGGATGGGTTGACCCCGGCCAACGTCATCGACCTGCTGATCGCCAGTCGTGAATTGCCGCGCAGCCTGGTCGCGTCGGCCGAGATCACCGTCGATATCCTGGGGCTGCTGGCCGAACGTACCGGCAGCCATGGCGAGGCGGATCGGATGGCGCGGATGCGGGCCGCGCGGCTGGGCAAGACGCGATCGGGCGAGGTGATCGCCAGCGGGCTGCACCAATATCTGCAAGCGTTCATCCGCGAGAACGGCCAGTTGCACGAGGCGATCGGCCGTCAGTTCCGGTTTGGCGTCTGA
- a CDS encoding circularly permuted type 2 ATP-grasp protein translates to MGKRPAFDEIMGMTGDVPPRPALAALGKWLEDTPDDELRRRQEAAENTFRQLGITFAVYGDADTRERIIPFDIVPRVFLADEWARLSEGLVQRVEAINAFLDDIYGERRILTEGVLPADLILGNPQFRPEIAGMRPPHGIWAHICGIDLVRTGPDEFFVLEDNARTPSGVSYMLENREAMVRLCPELFREYRVEPVDSYPDRLLETMKSVAPRGRGGQPVCVVLTPGHFNSAYYEHSFLADSMGIELVEAADLVVDDDKVWMRTIAGRVQVDVIYRRVDDDYLDPLVFRPDSMLGVPGLIAAYAAGNVAIINAPGNGIADDKAIYSYMPEIVRFYSGGEAKLPNVETWRCREPQALQYVLDNLDQVVVKLVDGSGGYGMLVGPTASRQEIEDFRRALIAEPHRYIAQPTLALSTVPTLADTGLSPRHVDFRPFVLTGSKGVQVVPGGLTRVALKEGSLVVNSSQGGGTKDSFVLMADGQRQTQTQSIGGMTQSQGFGV, encoded by the coding sequence ATGGGGAAACGACCGGCGTTCGACGAGATCATGGGGATGACGGGCGACGTGCCGCCGCGTCCCGCTCTGGCGGCTTTGGGCAAGTGGCTGGAGGATACGCCGGACGACGAACTGCGCCGGCGGCAGGAGGCGGCGGAGAACACGTTCCGTCAACTCGGCATCACCTTCGCGGTCTATGGCGATGCCGACACGCGCGAGCGGATCATTCCGTTCGACATCGTACCACGGGTGTTCCTGGCGGATGAATGGGCGCGGCTGTCCGAAGGGCTGGTGCAGCGTGTCGAGGCGATCAACGCGTTCCTCGACGACATTTATGGCGAACGCCGCATCCTGACGGAGGGGGTGCTGCCCGCGGACCTGATCCTCGGCAACCCGCAGTTCCGGCCGGAGATCGCCGGCATGCGGCCGCCGCACGGGATCTGGGCGCATATCTGCGGCATCGACCTGGTGCGCACCGGTCCCGACGAATTCTTCGTGCTCGAAGACAATGCCAGGACCCCCTCCGGCGTCAGCTACATGCTGGAAAATCGCGAGGCGATGGTCCGGCTGTGCCCCGAATTGTTCCGCGAATATCGTGTCGAGCCGGTCGACAGCTATCCCGATCGCCTGCTCGAAACGATGAAGTCGGTGGCGCCGCGCGGGCGTGGCGGCCAGCCGGTGTGCGTCGTGCTGACGCCGGGCCATTTCAATTCGGCCTATTACGAACACAGCTTCCTGGCCGATTCGATGGGGATCGAACTGGTCGAGGCCGCCGACCTGGTGGTGGACGACGACAAGGTATGGATGCGCACCATCGCCGGACGGGTGCAGGTGGACGTCATCTATCGCCGGGTCGACGACGATTACCTCGATCCGCTGGTGTTCCGCCCGGATTCGATGCTGGGTGTTCCCGGCCTGATCGCCGCTTATGCCGCCGGCAACGTCGCGATCATCAATGCGCCCGGCAACGGCATCGCCGACGACAAGGCGATCTATAGCTACATGCCCGAGATCGTCCGTTTCTATTCGGGGGGCGAGGCGAAGCTGCCGAACGTCGAGACGTGGCGTTGCCGCGAGCCGCAGGCGTTGCAATACGTGCTCGACAACCTCGATCAGGTCGTCGTCAAGCTGGTCGACGGATCGGGTGGCTATGGCATGCTGGTCGGGCCGACCGCGTCGCGGCAGGAGATCGAGGATTTCCGTCGCGCGCTGATCGCCGAGCCGCATCGCTATATCGCGCAACCGACGCTGGCGCTGTCCACCGTGCCGACGCTGGCCGACACGGGCCTCAGCCCGCGCCACGTCGATTTCCGCCCCTTCGTGCTGACCGGATCGAAGGGCGTGCAGGTCGTGCCGGGGGGGCTGACCCGCGTGGCGTTGAAGGAGGGTTCGCTCGTCGTCAATTCCAGCCAGGGCGGCGGAACCAAGGACAGTTTCGTGCTGATGGCCGATGGCCAGCGCCAGACCCAGACGCAGAGCATAGGCGGGATGACGCAGAGCCAGGGGTTCGGCGTATGA